In Salvelinus sp. IW2-2015 unplaced genomic scaffold, ASM291031v2 Un_scaffold3441, whole genome shotgun sequence, the genomic stretch GCACTGGGAGAAGGACTAACGTGCGCCTGGTCCGAGACCTGACACCGCATCGGACGTTAGTCTGCTCTCGCACCTGGGCAGAGGACATAGACGGCGCTGGTCCCGGGTTGGCCCCGAACCGCTGCCTGGGGAGACTACGCCTGGTCAACCTCCCCTGCCCTGGGGAGACTACGCCTGGTCAACCTCACCCTTGCCTGGCGGAGACAACGCGCTGGTCCAACAGACCGTGACCCTCATCAGGGCAGGCTGTGGGTGGAAAGCGTTAGCTCTCCCAGTGCAAGGAGGTGACTGGGGTCATGGCCCAAGCCCTGTTAGGCACTTCCACCCAATAGGGACGGTTGAGGGATCGCCTCAGGACCAGGGCGTGTGGTCACGGGAGATCCTCGAACGGGTTGGACCAGCGATAGTTTACGACTCTGCTGCCTGGGCGAGCACGTAACGCCTGGTCCAACGCCAGGGTTGAAGGTCAGGGGTACTGGAGCCCTAGCACTCCTGCTAGGAGACTAACTCCTGGGTCCGCTATAGTCTCCCCAGGAACCGCTGAGTGAGGGTCAGGGCTTCACCGGCTGCTGAGACGCGGAGGGGTTAGTCTCTACACTAGCCTGGTCCAACCCGTGCAGGGTGGAGGGTCATCACGCCTGCCGGGGAGACCATAATCGCCTTGGGTCAACGCTAGACCAGGCCCGCTATAGCTCTGCTCGTGGCGGAGACTACCAGTCTGGCTCCGGCAACCCTGACCTCACCTCTGCCTTGGGGAGACTGACTGCCTGTCCACACAGCTGACGGTCATCGAAGGCTGCCTGGGAGGCTACGCCGTCGGATACAAGCGCGGCTTGGGACCCTCACCTGCTGGGGAAATACGCCTGTACAACCCTCGAGGGACCTCAAACCTTGTGCCTGGGGAGCACTACGCCTGGGGTCCAACCTGACCGGCCGTGCACGCTGGCTGCGGGGAGGACTATACTCCTGGTCAACGCCTGGACTCTGCGTACCACCCAGCGTCAGCCATTGGGGGAATGTACTAAACCTCAATGGGTGCCAAGGAGCCCTGTACCGATAGGAGTCCGGGTGGCTGCTGTAGTTTGGTGGGAGAACACTGAGAGGGGAGCTGACTCCTGGTCCAGACCCTGACGCCTCACCCTGCCGTAGTTGGGTGGGAGCAACACACTACTGAGAGGGGCGACTGACTCTGGTCAACCTGACCCTCACCTGCTGGTGTTGGGTGGGAGAACCTGAGAGGGGAGACTGACTCCTGTCCAACCTGACCCTCACCTGCCTGTAGTTGGGTGGGAGACAGCTGAGAGGGGAGACTGACTCCGGTCCAACCTGACCCCACCTGCCTGTAGTTGGGTGGGAGAACACTGAGAGGGGAGACTGACTCCTGGTCCAACCCTGACCATCACCCTGCCTGTAGTTGGRTGGGAGAACACTGGGAGGGAGTGTTAGAGGAGAGGTCCTACTGTCACCTCTAAAGGGACACTAGACAGAAAGGAGATGATTTGGAGACTACTCAGACAGTAGATGAGGTGAATAATAATAGTATGGTAATATTATGTTTACTATGGTCAACATTCATAATGTTGACTGAGAACATGGCTGACCATGTTGAAAGAGAAACACACATTCTTTGTAAAGTGGGTTGTAGGGGCAAGATCAGATCCCAGAGGCCCATTGTCCATAGAAGTCCTCAGTCACAACCATATTAAGTGTACTCGTGAGTGTATTGTAAAAGTAAAATTGCCAAGGTTTGAGGGGCTTGGTCCATTCTAGAAATTGTATTTCTAGGGTATCTCACTCCTTTACCTTCATAGATAAACTTGACATTCTCCTGGTGTGCAGAAGTGAAGCCCTCCTTGGGTTGGGGGTCCACCTGTAGAAGAGCTGCTGGGGTGTTGTGGTACTTCTTCCCATTCAGACGGTTAAACACGATCTTGGGTGCAGGAGAGCTGCAGGACAAAAAAAGATGGGcttaaacaacatttattttaagtctacacacaatatacctATAGTAAATATGACATGATGAAATGRTCTCTAAATAGAGTTTCTTAGGCATGTTTGCTACTGTAGTTAAGGCGTCATAAATTACTCTGACTCTGCTCTCTCTMAATCATTCATTCATGACAAATGAATTAAAATGTATGCTTCACTCAGAGCAAGGACTAGCTAGATAGGAAGTCAGCCACCTGAACCACATCGGTTACCATACCTTCGAACACAGTAAGGTTTCTATGGTGATAACGAAAGCCCACATGATAAGAAtgcagtatttttattttatttatttgacctttatttaacagtaTGGAGGATGCCATGATGGATATGCCGCATATTGTgcttctctctactctactcgaTCAGGACCAAATGAGTGAAATATTGCTAAAGATATGATAAACGCCTTATTGTTGCTGTTTATTTTAAACTGGTTATCTTGAAACTTAGTAAACATGTGTGAGTAGACAGCAGAGAGCAACTACCAAGCTAGCATGTTGCTCAGCTAGCATGCACGTGTTGGGACTAGACAGTGACAACAAACGCTCGTGAGTAACCTTGCTTCCCACACACAAGGTCGTTTCACGCCCCTGTTCAATGACATAAAAGCAGGTGGCTGTGGTTTGGAAAAGACCCACAACAGTGTGCCGTGTGATATAATGTGCCCCATGGATATTAGTTGTTATATCTAGCGTTCTACTATTTCATGCCAATACAGGCGCTCGCGCTACAACAATGTTGCAAGTGTCGATGCTAGTGTTGCAAGATGTGAATTTCTGAAACTTTAATGCTTCACAGGCTGCAGGTCGAAGCTATGCCAAACATCATTACAGTACAATMATAACAGTGACACTGCCATTATACGCTAATAACACGGTTAAACATATGTACAATGCAATAATAGTACTTACTCTGGTATAGACCAAGGCGTTTGTTTGTGCTTGAAGTCATTTATTTTGTCAATCTGCTGCGTTTGACCTGATATTAAAAAAGGTAATAGATATCAACATTGTACTGAAAAGGAAAGCAATATCAACATGTTAAGTTAACCACTGAAAACACAGAATGTATGTTACTGCCTCTGAATGAAGCACCTTTAATGGATTGGCATCAACATTGGCGCACATGCGTAAACCATGCGCAAATATACACTCGTGCCACACTGTAAATGTTAACATGTAACAAGGCATGTATCTAAGCTCAGAATTACAATGTATCATCACTTTCATGACAGWGTGAGCGAGAGGTCACTGGCACTTTGTTACAAAAGTGTCCGAATCGGTCTCCTAGAATCCACCACACTCACCTGTTCGTCGCTGTGTAACAAGTTTGCTGGGACCTCTTGTAATTGTGTACATCATGTGCTAGCAAAATCCTAGTGAACTTCAGTATGGCACTTTGAAGTGTCCTATAGACTTTCCAGGCCGGTTATGTCAGAGGCAAATTGGGTATAGGCTCAGTTtataatttataaaatatttacaaTATTTCCTCTCGTGTAATTTCTCGACGCATCCACGATTAAAAAAACAGGTCCGTGTTTTTCCTGTTACATTGGGCAAATTCCGTTTCAAAATGATCTCTGCATTTCAACTACTAGAATCTTCTGCGCTGCGAACGACTGGTGGAAACTTTTGGGATAATCTACCGCGCAACAACATACCCATGAATCAAGCTCCTGTTTTTCGTTATTCAATCATTCTAGTTGAAAACGTATCTCAAAACAAACCATTATAGATTGCTACGTTCTCCTGAGGCCCTGTGGCACGAGCTGATCGCCTTGCATCCAGCGTGTGAAGAAGTAGGTAACTTTGGTCCTTGGGGCTSTCCGAGTCGGTACAATGTCAGATCTGATGACACATGAGCTGTCATTGAGCTGCAAAGACACTCAACCAACGCAGCGCATAMATTTTGACATCGCAACACGCCTCCCTCCGTCTTTTAAAGCGACAGTGACCAACTGACTGTATGGCAGAGGACAGGTCTGAAGATAGKGGTACAGCATTGCCGCTGTCATCAACGTTGCTCTCAgatatgaacaaaacaagaataaGGTGTACCMCCATCATGTATACACAGTGGCCATACAATACAATCACATATACACTGGAATACTCACTATTCAGCACCAATCTGCATGTACATTAGGACAGGGRATATTTATTTTTCCAATATTTACAGTGGGCCAGCAGAAGTCCCGATAAATAACATGGTTTCATAAATGATACATTGTACATCATGTTTTCATTGACAAATCAAAGATacatgtcaacaaagagagttgTATTTTGTACCATTGTTATATCAGTGTCATATCGTTAATACAATATTAATGAATGTAGCCTCATCTCCTAATGCACAGATCAGTATGAAGATGAACAATTCAACATGGCAAATTAGCAAATTGTCTGCATTTAGTGGTGTGATGATTGGTTCAARAGAGTATTTCTGAGATTATGTTGCTATTGCTGGTGTTGTATAGTTGTCAAATGAKRGTTGACATTGTATGATCTTGTTTGAGTGTTTGCAGTGAAAACTATTCTGGTTAAAAGGGGCAACCTGAACTAGAAAATGATCTGCTATGCAGCTATATTGGATGTGTACTGTCCTGGATCATACTCCATATTCCCTATGATAGTGAGGTCTGTCCTTGTACAACTACACGTTATTGTTAGGTAGTAGtctagaagtgtgtgtgtttgtgtgtcagtcaGTAGTGAGGCTCACAGTCTTCCCTCAGGCTGTCAGTGATATAGCTGATCTTCAGGACATCTTGGTAGTACTGCTTATCCACGGCCGTGTTGATGGTCCAGcccaccacctccacccctcGCTCTGCCCAGTACTGGACATAGTCCCTGTAGAGAGGGATAgatgaggggagtggagacaTGTTGGGTCAGTGGTCAGGGTATCGTGTTTGTTTTAATATTTCAAAAAACATCAATATATTATATGAATACAGACAGTATATGTTATCTGACAATAGGATACAATTGTCTCAATGTTGAACTTCCGCTGATATTAACACGCAATGCTGTGTGATTCAATCcatggtcatgttcattagggctaCACTGtatgtagcaaaacgttttgcaacggaaaacaaacaTGAGAGTTTCCTATTGAAAAAGTCCAGGTAGTGTCCCCAGTTTCAGAGTGTTTTATTCAATTTTCTCCCTAATGAACACAAGCCATGTAACAAASTCAGTAGGCCGAGCCACTGCTGTTAGTATTACTCACAGGGAGAYGAAGTCCTTCTGCATGAGGATGGCTGAGACGCCACACAGGTTCCACAACAGGTGATGGTGGGCCCAGTCCAGCAGCACATCCAGAACTCCCAGCCAGTAGTTYGTCCACGCTGACAGGGAACGGGGTGTTCCATCGCCATAGCGACTGAGGCTCCAGGGYCGGTGGGTCAGGGCCGTGACSACCCCAGGGTCCGCCTGACGCATCTGGAGGAGTTGACCGATGAGGTCAGAGGTGGTGTTATRGTTATGAGGACAGATAACAGTCTTGTAATAACACATCCATACAGTGTGTAACAAGCCTGGACCCACACCTGTTTGACAATGGTTGTTTTCAGgccaaacatgacaatgaccGTAGGAGTTGGCAAAACAgtacaaacagacctgggaccagactGGTGCTGAACTGCACACCATAGGAAAAACACTACTATAATGGAACAGAAGATGACTAAATGTGCACATGGATGTCTCAACTCATATTTACAGTTTAATTTGAAGTTTTTGTGCATATAGTTGGGCTATGTTGTGTGTTACGGAGTTGAAATGTtgttttcgaacaaacataaatgtcAAATGACCAGAGATGTTACAAAGGTTACCTTGTAGATAAGTTTAGGTTGAAAGGAACAGACAATGCTGGAGTTGTAGAGGACAGGGTGTTTACGATACATCTCCCCTAGGGCTGCAGCTGCCTGGTGGAGAGGAGGGAACATCTACACTACTTACTGTCAAACTACATGCAGTGTAACACAAATACATGTGGGCGGCAGGTGGCAGAGTAACCAAAAGCTCACTGGTTTGAATTCCAGAGTCGACAAGGTGACAAATTCTGCCGATGTTACCATTTGGAGGCCAAAAGGACTTAGCCTAATTTGGCTCAAGGCGGCGCCGTAACTAACTATGGCTGAACCCTtgtaaaaataacacatttcactgcacctatctttgtatgtgacaatacaacaTGATATATTCAGGAACTACTATTTGAAGAAGGTTCGTTTCACCACAATATTTCCTCTGTGGGCAAAGGTCCGGTTGATATTGTCTTATATTGGAACCAACCCCACCTCGCGACTCCACgtttcacacccctcttgttttgAGGAAagaaaatattgcagttttaaagcaaatttttctGCAACTTCTACACATTTTTCGATGTTCACCTGAGTGAgtcaacaaaaatctaaatgtgggGCCCTGGAAGTAAAGGCTCCTGGGCAACAATCTGGCCATGATAAATACAAGATCAAGATAGCCTAACTTACCTACCTAGCTTAACGTGGGCTTGTTGAATCAACAGGAATTTTCTGACAGGTTTATAAATAGAATCTGTCAGTgatgacataacaagaggaaactAGTCGTTGCACCACATTTCTAAATTTGCCACCTTGTGTGTTTCTAATATTTACAACTCTCAACGAAAGCCAGTTGAAACCAGAGGGTATTGACCATTGTGGGGTTTCAGATTGGACACGTCGCCTGTTTGAGTTATGGCTGTGATATATGATGATCTTTATGTCAAGAAGTGGCATTTTATTTAAGGCCAGTGGAGTGAAAATTCAGTTTCCGTGTTTTATCATATTGTTCAAcatctgatgaaactaacactgtaaaagtgtgaaaaaaaagTGATCAGTATtttttcctgatagttgctggttgaaaatacaatctacacaagaacttctaatcagcaggtttgatTTTTCGCCTTTCATGGTGACGACATcatgcggtaaattggttaatagaccaatagcaAAGAGAGTTCCTAACTCTCTGCGAATAATAGCTAGTTTTCATTTCCCTCCGAACTCAGACCAAAGAACATTTTTGGTTGAGAATTTTTTGGGGTCAAtttgaatggaaatctattacagaaGGTACTtatttgttacccagaaattattgatattgatatgaaaatggctgcattgggcctctctgttattatctatgcatagtcactttaataactctacctacatgtacatattacctcaattacctcgacaccggtgcccccgcacattgcctctgtaccggtacctcctgtatatagcccccatattgttatttactgctgctctttaattatttgttattcttatcttacTTTTTTCTTTAGgtatttc encodes the following:
- the LOC112075863 gene encoding MAPK regulated corepressor interacting protein 2; the encoded protein is MMYTITRGPSKLVTQRRTGQTQQIDKINDFKHKQTPWSIPDSPAPKIVFNRLNGKKYHNTPAALLQVDPQPKEGFTSAHQENVKFIYEVWQEVVQLAEEGGASDETGSASAQGPVQYSDTNPSPNPAMKNFVPIDLDEWWAQRFLANIDNLS